TTCATGAAATGCGCGCGGACCACCCTGCTCGTGCCCCCATGCGCGACGACCACGGTATCGCGCCTGATTTCCGCGAGCCATGACAGCACCTGCGCCGAGTAGTCGCGAAAAGACTGTCCGGCGGGCGGGGCCTTGTTCCAGCGATCCGCCTCGACGCTCGCGTGCAGATCCTTCGCGATGGCGTCGATCTCCTCGCGGTTCATGCCTTCCCACTCGCCGAAGCTGATTTCCTTCAGGCGGTCATCCGTTGCGTATCCGGTTTTGGGCAACCCCATCGTCTCGCGCATGATTTCCATCGTCTGACGCGTCCGGAGCAGCGGGCTTGAGACGAAATCGAACCGCGACTTGTCGCTGATCAATTCGTTGAGCACACCGCCGTTGCGCAGCGCCTGCACGCGGCCCGTCGCATTGATCGGGATGTCGAGCCAGCCCTGCACACGGCGCGCGGCATTGTAATCGGTCTGACCGTGACGAATGAAATAGATGAGAGGCATGTCTCGCTGTCAGCGCTTGCAGGACAGGCTGACGCGAGCCTGCGCTTCGTTGAGGTTCGTTTCCATCAGGTTGATCTCGCATTCGACGTCCTGACTGCGGAAAACCTTCCGCTCGCCGAACGCAAGCCCGAAGCCCTGCCGGTTCACCGCCACCTTCACCTGCTTCGGACCGATGGCCTGAAGGGCAAGGCGCACGCCGATTTCGTCATACTGCTTTTCCTGATCTTTTTTCAGCATGACATTGTCGTAGAACACGACAGCGGCCGGTTCCTGACGCGTGCTTGGCGAGACCGATATCGCTGCCGCCGCCGGAGCGCTCACCGTCTGGGCAACAGGCGCGGACGCAGACGCAGCCCCCGAATAGGACGCCAATTGCGTCTGGCATTTGCCGAACTGCTCCGTCGCGGCGAGCAGAAGCTGCCGGATTTGCGCGAGATCGGCACTATCGGACGACGCGCTTTCGTGGCCGCTCGCGAGCCGCGCCTTCAGCGATTCGATCGACGCCTGAAGGATCTTGATCTGATCGACCACGGAAACCTGTGGCTTGGCAGCCTGAGCGCTGATCGTCGCCGAGATCGCGCGAACCTCTTCCACCAGCGCCTTGGGCGCTTTCGGCTCTGCGTTCTGGAGCGAAGCGAAGCCCGTGCGGACCTCGTCGACAACCTTTCTCGTGCCATCCTGAGCCTGAACGGCTGCGCCGAGCGAGCGGATTTCGTCCACCAGAGCTTTGGGCGCTTTCGGCTCCTGCTTGTCAAGCTTGAGCGCGAGGCCGCGAACCTGCTCGCGAATATCCGTCAGCGCGTCCGAATAGTCGGGCGCTGCCGCCGCCGTGCGTTCGATCGCCGCTGTCGGCGCCGCGACCGCATGCCCCCTGGAAACCTCGGCTTTCACCCCGTCGAGCTGACGGGCCAGGGCGCGGATTTCGTCGAGCACGGGCTTCGCCGACGCGGAAGCGTCTACCGGAGCCGCGACCGGCTTCGGCTGCTCTGCCGCCAGCGCCTCGATCCTTCCGGACAAGGCGCGAATTTCATCGGTTACGGGTTTAAGCGAAACAGGCGCTCCACCGGGCCCCGCCGCGACGGAAACGGGCGCCTCTGCGAGGTAGGTTCTGATCTCCGCGAGATTGCCCCTACCGGCGGAATAGCCCGCGTAGAAGCCTGCCGCGCCCGCTGTCACAAGCGAAACGGCGGCGGCTGCCACAACCAGAGTCAGCGCCTTGAATGGTTCCATGACTCACCTCGCGCCACATCGGCGGTCGCGGCCGCCGCAAAAGCCAGCTTTAAAGAAACCTAGCTATTGGACTGAATCACGGCGATATCGGGAGCATCCTCTGCTTTCATGCCAACGACGTGATAGCCCGCGTCGACATGATGCACCTCTCCCGTTACCCCTTTGCTGAGATCGGACAGAAGATAGAGCCCGGCACCGCCGACGTCCTCGATGGAAACCGTCCGGCGGAGCGGCGAATTGTACTCGTTCCACTTCAGAATATAGCGGAAATCGGCGATGCCCGATGCGGCGAGCGTCTTGATCGGCCCGGCCGAGATCGCGTTCACGCGGATGTTCTGGCGGCCGAGATCTTCAGCGAGATAGCGCACGCTCGCTTCGAGCGCGGCCTTGGCCACACCCATCACATTGTAATGCGGCATGACCTTTTCGGCGCCGTAATAGGTGAGCGTGACGAGAGAGCCGCCGTTCGTCATCAGCTTCTCGGCGCGCTTGGCAATCGCCGTAAAGGAGTAACACGAGATGAGCAGCGTCTTCGAAAAATTGTCAGCCGTCGTATCGACATAGCGGCCGTCGAGTTCTTCCTTGTTGGAATAGGCGACCGCGTGCACGACAAAGTCAAGGCTGCCCCAATCTTCCTTGAGGCGATCGAAAACCGCGTCGACCGAGGCGTCATCCGTGACGTCGCAAGGCAGGACATGCTTCACGCCGACCTCGGCCGCCAGCGGTTCCACGCGCTTCTTCAACGCATCGCCCTGATAGGTGAAAGCCAGTTCCGCGCCCTGATCCGCCGCAGCCTTGGCGATCCCCCAGGCAATGGACCGGTTGTTTGCGATGCCCATGATCAGGCCGCGTTTTCCGCTCATCAAAGGTGCTGTCTGGACCACGTTCGTTCCCCGATATTAACGGTGACGCATCCTACACATTAAGGCGCGCGCGTAAAGTGATAGCTTGGCGTGAGCGAACGCGATAAATTCGGGCGTCGTTTGCGCGGCGCGGGCGAGTTTGCTTGCGCGTCAACCCGCCGGGCTTTAAGCGGGACGCGTCTGCGACCAACCCCGGACCCGGAAAATGACCTCGACGACTGACGGCGATTTCACGCAGGCGAGCGATCCCCTGCCCCTCTTCGATGCCTGGTTCAAGGAAGCCGAGAAAAGCGAGCCGAACGATCCCAACGCGATGACCGTCGCGACGTCAGACGAGCGCGGGATGCCGAACGCACGCATGGTGCTGCTCAAGAGCGTGGATGAGCGCGGTTTCGTCTTCTATACGAATTTCGAGAGCACCAAGGGGCGTGAGCTTCTGGCGAATCCGCAGGCGGCCCTTCTCTTTCACTGGAAGTCGCTGCGCCGTCAGGTGCGCGTGCGTGGCACCGTCGAGCAAGTAAGTACGGAAGAAGCGGACGCCTATTTCGCCTCGCGGCCGCTTGGCAGCCGTATCGGCGCCTGGGCGAGCAAGCAGTCGCGTCCGCTCGAAGGCCGCGCGGCTCTCGGCGAGGCCGTCAAGCATTTCGGGAAGCTGTTCGCGGGGATCGAGCCGAAGCGGCCGCCCTACTGGTCCGGCTTCCGCGTGGTGCCGCTGGAAATAGAGTTCTGGCACGACCGCCAGTATCGGCTGCACGACCGCATCGTTTTCCGGCGCGAGACCCGCGACGCGGTGTGGACGAAGACGCAGCTTTTCCCTTAGTAGAAATCACCGCGCATGAGCGCTTGACACGAATCGCGCTCGGCCGCGTCTCCGATTCGTTCCAGGGAACGAGCTGGCAACATCCTCACAATTCCGCGCGAAACCTTGCGCCGCCTGCCCCCCCATGGGTTATAAGGAAGCGGCGCGCCGTCGCGCCATCCGAAGTTGAGAGCATTTTTTCAATGAAAGTCACG
The Rhodomicrobium lacus DNA segment above includes these coding regions:
- the pdxH gene encoding pyridoxamine 5'-phosphate oxidase, with product MTSTTDGDFTQASDPLPLFDAWFKEAEKSEPNDPNAMTVATSDERGMPNARMVLLKSVDERGFVFYTNFESTKGRELLANPQAALLFHWKSLRRQVRVRGTVEQVSTEEADAYFASRPLGSRIGAWASKQSRPLEGRAALGEAVKHFGKLFAGIEPKRPPYWSGFRVVPLEIEFWHDRQYRLHDRIVFRRETRDAVWTKTQLFP
- a CDS encoding histidine phosphatase family protein, which encodes MPLIYFIRHGQTDYNAARRVQGWLDIPINATGRVQALRNGGVLNELISDKSRFDFVSSPLLRTRQTMEIMRETMGLPKTGYATDDRLKEISFGEWEGMNREEIDAIAKDLHASVEADRWNKAPPAGQSFRDYSAQVLSWLAEIRRDTVVVAHGGTSRVVRAHFMKLPPSDMQKLDVPQDKVLLIEGGTLHWL
- the fabI gene encoding enoyl-ACP reductase FabI, encoding MVQTAPLMSGKRGLIMGIANNRSIAWGIAKAAADQGAELAFTYQGDALKKRVEPLAAEVGVKHVLPCDVTDDASVDAVFDRLKEDWGSLDFVVHAVAYSNKEELDGRYVDTTADNFSKTLLISCYSFTAIAKRAEKLMTNGGSLVTLTYYGAEKVMPHYNVMGVAKAALEASVRYLAEDLGRQNIRVNAISAGPIKTLAASGIADFRYILKWNEYNSPLRRTVSIEDVGGAGLYLLSDLSKGVTGEVHHVDAGYHVVGMKAEDAPDIAVIQSNS